In the genome of Massilibacillus massiliensis, one region contains:
- the argF gene encoding ornithine carbamoyltransferase gives MKGRDLLSIHDLTTEEVYKILTLAKELKVKQKAGIQHHLLEGKTLGMIFQKSSTRTRISFEVGMYQLGGTALFLSGSDLQIGRGEPIKDTARVLSRYLDGVMIRTFAHADVEEFAKYADIPVINGLTDLLHPCQVLADLLTIQEHKGKNLKGLKLAYIGDGNNMVHSLMHGAAKVGMHFVAATPKGYQPDATVFANAVEAGKKTGASITVVNDIYEAAKDADVLYTDVWASMGQEEEHAQRCDIFKNYQINSKLMEVAAKSAIVLHCLPAHRGEEISEEVLEKYQDVIFDEAENRLHVQKAVLALTMGDHC, from the coding sequence ATGAAAGGTAGAGATTTGCTATCTATACATGATCTGACAACAGAAGAAGTGTATAAAATTTTAACGTTAGCAAAAGAACTAAAAGTAAAACAAAAAGCTGGAATTCAGCATCATTTATTAGAAGGAAAAACGTTAGGCATGATTTTTCAAAAATCATCTACACGTACAAGAATTTCTTTTGAAGTTGGAATGTATCAATTGGGCGGAACAGCGCTGTTTCTATCTGGAAGCGATTTGCAAATTGGTCGCGGCGAACCTATTAAAGATACAGCGAGAGTTTTATCCAGATATCTTGATGGTGTGATGATTCGTACCTTTGCACATGCGGATGTAGAAGAATTTGCAAAATACGCTGATATTCCGGTCATTAATGGTTTAACGGACTTATTACATCCTTGCCAGGTGTTAGCGGATTTGCTTACGATTCAAGAACATAAAGGTAAAAATCTAAAAGGCTTGAAACTTGCGTATATAGGGGATGGAAACAATATGGTGCATTCCTTAATGCATGGCGCGGCGAAAGTAGGAATGCATTTTGTCGCAGCAACACCAAAGGGGTATCAACCGGATGCAACCGTGTTTGCAAATGCAGTGGAAGCCGGAAAGAAAACAGGCGCTTCGATTACAGTGGTGAATGATATCTATGAAGCCGCAAAAGATGCAGATGTACTTTATACAGATGTATGGGCAAGTATGGGGCAAGAGGAAGAGCATGCACAACGTTGCGATATCTTCAAAAATTATCAAATCAACAGCAAACTGATGGAAGTGGCAGCAAAGTCTGCAATTGTTTTACATTGTTTGCCGGCACACCGTGGTGAAGAAATTTCCGAAGAAGTTCTTGAAAAATATCAAGATGTTATTTTTGACGAAGCAGAGAACCGTTTGCATGTCCAAAAAGCAGTTTTGGCACTTACAATGGGGGATCATTGCTGA
- a CDS encoding argininosuccinate synthase: protein MGDIKKVVLAYSGGLDTSVIIPWLKENYDDCEVIAMCADIGQGDELNVVHDKALASGASKVYIEDLTKPFLEEYVWPTLQAGAVYEGKYLLGTSFARPLIAKKLVEIAAKEGADAIAHGATGKGNDQVRFELTVKALAPHLKIVAPWRLWDIRSREDAIAYAQKHNIPVATSNKTYSMDRNIWHLSHEGSDLENPWNAPKDEMYLVSKAPEQAPDQATYVTVDFEKGIPVAVDGVKMGAVELLTKLNVLGAANGVGITDIVENRLVGMKSRGVYENPGGAILYYAHRELEYLCLDRAMLHYKEGVAIRYGELVYDGMWFSQLREALDAFVKQTQETVTGTVRVKLYKGNIMSAGAKSPYSLYNEEFVTFERDEVYNQADAEGFINLFGLPLKVRALMQQKAGK, encoded by the coding sequence ATGGGTGATATTAAAAAAGTAGTATTAGCATATTCCGGAGGTCTTGATACATCAGTTATCATTCCTTGGCTAAAAGAAAACTATGACGATTGTGAAGTTATTGCAATGTGTGCTGACATTGGGCAAGGGGATGAATTGAATGTGGTTCATGACAAAGCGCTTGCTTCTGGTGCCAGCAAAGTATATATCGAAGATTTAACCAAACCTTTTTTAGAAGAATACGTATGGCCAACTTTGCAAGCTGGTGCAGTATATGAAGGTAAATACCTATTAGGTACTTCCTTTGCACGTCCTTTGATTGCGAAAAAATTGGTTGAAATTGCTGCAAAAGAAGGTGCAGATGCAATTGCACATGGTGCAACTGGTAAAGGAAATGACCAAGTTCGTTTCGAGTTAACAGTAAAAGCATTAGCACCGCATTTGAAAATTGTTGCACCTTGGCGTTTATGGGATATTCGTTCTCGTGAAGATGCAATCGCCTATGCACAAAAACATAACATTCCAGTGGCAACGAGCAACAAAACCTATAGCATGGACCGTAATATCTGGCATTTAAGCCATGAGGGTTCCGATCTTGAAAATCCTTGGAATGCACCAAAAGATGAAATGTACTTAGTATCAAAAGCACCTGAACAAGCACCAGATCAAGCAACGTATGTAACAGTGGACTTTGAAAAAGGTATCCCTGTTGCTGTGGATGGTGTAAAAATGGGTGCTGTGGAATTGCTGACAAAATTAAATGTACTTGGTGCAGCAAATGGCGTTGGTATCACAGATATCGTTGAAAATCGTCTTGTTGGTATGAAATCTCGTGGCGTATACGAAAATCCAGGCGGAGCAATTCTGTATTATGCACACCGTGAATTAGAATATTTATGTTTAGATCGTGCGATGCTGCATTATAAAGAAGGCGTAGCAATCCGTTATGGGGAGCTCGTATATGATGGCATGTGGTTCTCACAACTTCGTGAAGCTTTAGATGCTTTTGTAAAACAAACACAAGAAACTGTAACTGGTACAGTTCGTGTGAAACTTTACAAAGGTAACATTATGTCCGCTGGCGCGAAATCTCCATATTCTTTATACAATGAAGAATTCGTTACGTTCGAACGTGATGAAGTTTATAATCAAGCAGATGCAGAAGGGTTCATTAACTTATTTGGCCTACCATTAAAAGTTAGAGCTTTAATGCAGCAAAAAGCAGGTAAATAA
- the argH gene encoding argininosuccinate lyase gives MGKLWGGRFSKTTDEMINEFQASISFDKRMYHEDIAGSIAHATMLAKCGIISDADKVAIVNGLKGILADIEAGNFSFEVALEDIHMNIEKRLTDRIGEAGGRLHTARSRNDQVALDTHMYVRKEATHIAKLLLDMEKALVETAEKYSDVIMPGYTHLQRAQPILFSHHLLAYFSMLNRDFSRLQGVYERADIMPLGAGALAGTTFPIDRHFVAEQLNFGAVYNNSLDAVSDRDYILEFLSFASILMMHLSRISEEIILWCSKEFSFVELDDAHCTGSSMMPQKKNPDVSELVRGKTGRVIGHLMAMLTTAKGLPLAYNKDLQEDKEGLFDTIDTVKFSLSVYAQMIKAMRVNKDVMLAAVREDFSNATDLADYLVKKGLPFRQAHEVSGKSVHYCIEHNKWLMDLSLEEFKQFSPLFEADILEAIKAETCVENRNSFGGTSYKQVEQNLKIAEEIMNKHQTVIDVYQEKAVEVK, from the coding sequence ATGGGCAAACTTTGGGGCGGAAGATTTTCAAAAACAACCGATGAGATGATCAACGAATTTCAAGCATCGATCTCATTTGATAAACGTATGTATCATGAAGATATTGCAGGCTCTATCGCACATGCAACAATGCTTGCGAAGTGCGGTATTATCTCCGACGCGGATAAAGTGGCGATCGTTAACGGTTTAAAAGGCATATTAGCCGATATCGAGGCAGGCAACTTCTCTTTTGAAGTTGCGCTCGAAGATATTCATATGAATATCGAAAAACGTTTAACAGATCGCATTGGTGAAGCAGGAGGAAGACTGCATACGGCGCGCAGTCGTAACGACCAAGTTGCGCTTGACACGCACATGTACGTACGTAAAGAAGCTACCCATATTGCAAAACTTCTTTTAGATATGGAAAAAGCTTTAGTAGAAACCGCTGAAAAATATTCTGATGTGATCATGCCTGGGTATACGCATTTGCAACGGGCACAGCCAATCCTGTTCTCACATCATTTACTGGCCTATTTTTCCATGCTAAATCGAGACTTCTCTCGTTTGCAAGGTGTTTATGAACGCGCGGATATCATGCCGTTAGGCGCTGGTGCACTTGCTGGCACGACATTTCCGATCGATCGACATTTTGTTGCGGAACAATTGAACTTTGGTGCAGTATATAACAATAGCTTAGACGCTGTAAGTGATCGGGACTACATCTTAGAATTTTTATCCTTTGCATCGATTTTAATGATGCATCTTAGCCGTATCAGTGAAGAAATTATTCTATGGTGTTCAAAAGAGTTTTCTTTTGTAGAACTTGATGATGCGCATTGCACTGGTTCAAGTATGATGCCACAGAAGAAAAATCCGGATGTGTCTGAGCTGGTAAGAGGAAAAACAGGCCGGGTGATCGGTCATCTCATGGCAATGCTGACCACGGCAAAAGGCTTGCCGCTTGCGTATAATAAAGATTTGCAAGAAGACAAAGAAGGTTTATTTGATACCATTGACACGGTAAAATTTAGCCTGAGTGTTTATGCGCAAATGATCAAAGCAATGCGCGTAAACAAAGATGTCATGCTAGCAGCAGTCAGAGAAGATTTTTCCAATGCAACCGATCTGGCGGATTACCTCGTGAAAAAAGGCTTGCCATTCAGACAAGCGCATGAAGTATCCGGTAAAAGCGTGCACTATTGTATTGAGCATAATAAATGGCTTATGGATTTATCCTTAGAAGAATTTAAACAATTCTCACCATTATTTGAAGCCGATATCTTAGAAGCGATCAAGGCAGAAACCTGCGTAGAAAACCGCAACTCCTTTGGTGGGACTTCTTACAAGCAAGTAGAGCAAAATTTAAAAATCGCTGAAGAAATCATGAATAAACATCAGACAGTCATTGATGTTTATCAGGAAAAAGCAGTTGAAGTGAAATAA
- the nudC gene encoding NAD(+) diphosphatase, giving the protein MIQDIGPKIFNNNFKHQKAKESDVFLSYEGDTVLIKEDKDKLWYPSFIDFQEKYPSLIEKAQFLFTINEINYFLVDEQGLDSVDGWIYVNVRRFRSEPKYWRSFAGAVGWQLNRWYSDHKFCSRCKTPLKKSDKERMLYCDSCNFQIYPKISPAVIVAVHDKNRLLLTKYAGREHVRHSLIAGFAEIGESLEQTVHREVLEEAGLKVKNLKFYKSQPWPFTDTLLAGFYAELDGDNAITLETDELALGVWVERENIPLEDKLQMSLTSEMIAVFKKNEFDL; this is encoded by the coding sequence ATGATCCAGGATATTGGACCAAAAATATTCAATAATAATTTTAAACATCAAAAAGCCAAAGAATCTGATGTTTTCCTTTCATATGAAGGAGATACCGTTCTAATAAAGGAAGATAAAGACAAACTATGGTATCCGTCTTTTATCGATTTTCAAGAAAAATATCCTTCACTTATAGAAAAAGCACAGTTTCTTTTCACCATCAATGAAATTAATTACTTTCTGGTAGACGAACAGGGGCTTGATTCCGTGGATGGCTGGATTTATGTGAATGTGCGCCGCTTTCGTTCAGAACCAAAATATTGGCGTTCCTTTGCCGGTGCTGTCGGTTGGCAACTAAATCGCTGGTATTCGGATCATAAATTTTGCAGCAGATGTAAGACGCCCCTGAAAAAATCCGATAAAGAGCGCATGCTCTATTGTGACAGCTGCAACTTTCAGATCTACCCTAAAATTTCACCGGCAGTTATTGTTGCTGTACATGACAAAAATCGTCTCCTTTTAACAAAATACGCCGGAAGAGAACACGTTCGTCATTCACTGATTGCCGGTTTTGCAGAAATAGGGGAAAGCCTTGAACAAACAGTGCATCGCGAAGTACTGGAAGAAGCCGGACTGAAAGTGAAAAACCTAAAATTTTACAAGAGCCAACCGTGGCCGTTTACCGATACGCTCCTCGCCGGATTTTATGCCGAGCTCGACGGCGATAATGCAATTACGCTAGAAACTGATGAACTTGCACTGGGCGTCTGGGTGGAGAGAGAAAATATTCCGCTAGAAGATAAGCTGCAAATGAGCCTGACCAGCGAAATGATCGCTGTCTTCAAAAAAAATGAATTTGATTTATAG
- a CDS encoding MurR/RpiR family transcriptional regulator produces the protein MGQLLNRLLIILNNGKKNSTYYHIASVLLSNFDAIRNMTIAEVADLCFVSKSTISKFARYIGFDDFLEMKAASSYKSNKSSNHLNYNDNILSYMETHTAEEYIDVMIDDLKLAKSSIDMSKIDQLVDDLLRYDKVAAFGLLYSESAAMDLQMKLAYNEKYILTYINDVEQNEFIKNADKDTLIIIFTNSGNYIKKYQLITTGNIDKNIFRQTKAKIVAITANKQIEKYPYVDLCITYEHASGVQTHSILFQLITDFITSRYRQRKNVHSKG, from the coding sequence ATGGGGCAATTATTAAACAGGCTATTAATTATTTTAAATAATGGAAAGAAAAACTCAACCTACTATCATATCGCCAGTGTCTTATTATCTAATTTCGATGCCATCAGAAACATGACGATAGCAGAGGTTGCGGATCTATGTTTTGTTTCAAAGTCAACGATCTCCAAGTTTGCAAGATATATAGGATTTGATGATTTCTTAGAAATGAAGGCAGCATCTTCTTATAAGAGTAATAAAAGTTCAAATCATTTAAACTATAATGACAATATTTTGAGTTATATGGAAACACATACAGCAGAAGAATATATCGATGTGATGATCGATGATTTAAAATTAGCAAAATCCAGTATTGATATGTCTAAAATAGATCAATTGGTTGATGATTTACTGCGTTATGATAAAGTAGCAGCGTTTGGTCTCCTATACTCAGAATCGGCAGCAATGGATTTGCAGATGAAACTTGCCTATAATGAGAAATATATCCTTACCTATATCAATGATGTGGAGCAGAATGAATTTATTAAAAATGCAGATAAAGATACGTTGATTATTATATTTACGAACTCAGGCAATTATATAAAAAAATATCAATTAATAACGACAGGCAATATTGATAAAAATATCTTCAGGCAAACAAAAGCCAAAATTGTTGCAATTACGGCCAATAAGCAAATTGAGAAGTATCCCTATGTAGATTTATGTATTACATATGAGCATGCCTCTGGTGTGCAAACACACTCCATCTTATTTCAATTAATTACTGATTTTATTACATCCAGGTATAGGCAGAGAAAGAATGTGCACTCTAAAGGGTAA
- a CDS encoding beta-glucoside-specific PTS transporter subunit IIABC, which produces MAKKDYKQLAKEVIDKVGGVENINGLFHCVTRLRFRLKDVAKADKESIQKLQGVLTVIEGNGQFQVVIGNEVTDVFDTIITMYPQIKNESNSKDVEEKPSGNILTRVFTTMASIFTPIIIALAGSGMIKALIVSLTTYGFMDNAGSTYKILSAAGNSVFYFLPIFLAFSSAKTFNVNPFISVAIIGALMEPNFTGLMKANGDMTYFAGIPVVLMGYAGTVIPAILTIWAYSYLEKFLKKFIPKSIEIFALSMAALLIMVPLAVLVIGPIGVTLGNGLGNFVNMISSTSGLLAGIIIGAGWTYLVMIGIHWGVVPIMINNFATYGYDVIRPMIAAATFASAGVALGVVLRSKNKETKGLAASSIVPALLGGITEPIVYGLSIKYKRPLIAQTIAGGIAGGFMGMFHTKAIVYVFPALTTLPAFFGDTFMIYVIGIAMSFTVSAVLTYFLGFDEGETSSKNSAANEEDLELAACVDGEMIAIEQVKDPAFSQKVMGEGVAFIPENGIVVSPIDGTIEVAFPTGHAIGLKAISGVEILIHVGIGTVELNGEHFEMLVKQGETVTKGQPLIQFDLEKIKEKGYDPTTMMIITNHGDFQEINIEKYGQVSTGDRVIKLEMKKV; this is translated from the coding sequence ATGGCAAAGAAAGATTATAAGCAACTCGCGAAAGAAGTCATTGATAAAGTCGGCGGCGTAGAAAATATCAATGGCTTGTTTCATTGTGTAACCAGATTGAGATTTAGGTTAAAGGATGTAGCAAAAGCCGATAAAGAGTCTATTCAGAAGCTACAAGGCGTACTAACTGTAATTGAAGGTAATGGACAATTTCAGGTTGTGATTGGGAATGAAGTTACAGATGTATTTGACACAATCATAACGATGTATCCTCAAATTAAAAATGAATCTAATAGCAAGGATGTAGAAGAAAAGCCATCAGGCAATATATTAACCCGGGTCTTCACCACAATGGCATCTATTTTTACTCCCATTATCATAGCACTTGCCGGGTCGGGTATGATCAAGGCCCTGATTGTTAGTCTGACGACCTATGGATTTATGGATAATGCAGGGAGTACGTATAAGATATTAAGCGCTGCGGGGAATAGTGTATTTTATTTTTTACCAATATTTTTAGCGTTTAGCTCAGCAAAAACTTTTAACGTAAATCCATTTATTTCAGTTGCAATCATTGGCGCATTGATGGAACCAAATTTTACAGGATTAATGAAAGCAAATGGTGATATGACATATTTTGCTGGCATTCCGGTTGTGCTCATGGGATATGCAGGGACGGTTATTCCTGCAATCCTGACAATATGGGCGTATTCCTATTTAGAAAAATTCTTGAAAAAATTTATTCCTAAAAGTATTGAAATATTTGCGCTATCAATGGCTGCCTTATTGATTATGGTGCCGTTGGCTGTTCTGGTCATTGGGCCGATTGGTGTAACCCTTGGGAATGGACTCGGAAATTTTGTGAATATGATAAGCTCTACGAGCGGATTGTTAGCAGGAATTATCATAGGAGCAGGTTGGACGTATTTAGTTATGATCGGCATTCACTGGGGTGTTGTCCCAATTATGATAAATAATTTTGCGACTTATGGCTATGATGTAATCAGACCGATGATTGCGGCGGCTACATTTGCCAGTGCAGGGGTTGCCTTAGGCGTGGTTCTACGTTCTAAGAATAAGGAAACAAAAGGACTTGCAGCATCCTCTATTGTGCCGGCATTATTGGGTGGAATTACAGAGCCGATTGTATATGGCTTGTCGATAAAATATAAGAGACCTCTAATTGCCCAAACGATCGCAGGGGGAATTGCAGGTGGATTTATGGGAATGTTTCATACCAAAGCAATTGTATATGTATTCCCGGCGTTAACAACGTTACCCGCATTCTTTGGTGATACGTTTATGATTTACGTCATTGGGATAGCGATGTCATTTACAGTTTCGGCAGTATTAACCTATTTCTTAGGCTTTGATGAAGGTGAAACATCTTCAAAAAATTCAGCTGCCAATGAAGAAGATCTGGAATTAGCTGCCTGTGTTGATGGTGAAATGATTGCGATAGAACAGGTGAAAGATCCGGCTTTTTCACAGAAAGTAATGGGCGAAGGTGTTGCTTTCATTCCCGAAAATGGCATTGTAGTATCGCCGATAGATGGAACGATTGAAGTTGCTTTTCCAACCGGACATGCAATCGGGCTTAAAGCAATCAGTGGTGTTGAAATCTTAATCCACGTTGGTATCGGTACGGTTGAATTAAATGGTGAGCATTTTGAAATGCTTGTTAAGCAAGGCGAAACTGTAACAAAAGGACAACCATTAATTCAATTTGACTTAGAAAAAATAAAAGAAAAAGGTTACGATCCAACAACCATGATGATTATCACAAATCATGGTGATTTTCAGGAGATCAATATAGAAAAATACGGACAGGTCAGCACGGGTGACCGGGTAATCAAACTTGAAATGAAGAAGGTGTAA
- a CDS encoding glycoside hydrolase family 1 protein: MGFPKDFLWGGAIAANQAEGAYHEDGKGLSVADVLPVGKDRFKNVSLELKKDTFYPSHKAIDFYHTYKEDLRELSDLSMKCFRTSIAWSRIFPNGDEAEPNEKGLQFYDQLFDELLKYHMEPVVTISHFETPLHLIKTYGGWKNRKLIEFYTRYCNVIFNRYKDKVKYWMTFNEINHAHTLPLIAAGIEVKEDANKLNDIYQASHNMLVASAKANIIGHAINRQFNIGCMLSLSPIYPATCKPEDVFASYELRRRSLFYSDIQLRGEYPAYFKRIAEENHISIDREPEDEETLKKGVCDYLGFSYYRSSLHEAGMKILGNTGGLLGKKNPYLKESKWGWPIDPLGLRYVCNELTDRYRKPLFIVENGLGTSDEIAEDGKIHDDERMEYLKEHVVMMKEAIKDGANIIGYTWWGPMDIVSAGTGEMKKRYGFVYVDRNNDGSGTLKRMRKESYKYYKQIIASNGENLDR; encoded by the coding sequence ATGGGATTTCCTAAAGATTTCTTATGGGGCGGCGCAATTGCCGCAAATCAGGCAGAAGGGGCCTATCATGAAGACGGTAAAGGATTAAGTGTTGCAGACGTACTTCCAGTGGGAAAGGATCGGTTTAAGAATGTATCTCTAGAACTGAAAAAAGATACATTTTATCCAAGTCACAAAGCAATTGATTTCTATCATACGTATAAAGAAGATTTACGAGAATTATCAGACTTGAGCATGAAGTGCTTTAGAACCTCTATCGCTTGGAGCCGCATTTTCCCGAATGGGGATGAAGCAGAACCAAATGAAAAGGGACTGCAATTTTATGATCAACTATTCGATGAACTGTTAAAGTATCATATGGAACCTGTTGTTACGATTTCTCATTTTGAAACGCCGCTGCATTTAATTAAAACATACGGTGGCTGGAAGAATAGAAAATTGATCGAGTTTTATACAAGGTATTGTAATGTAATATTTAATCGCTATAAAGATAAGGTAAAGTACTGGATGACGTTTAATGAGATCAATCATGCGCATACTTTGCCGTTAATTGCAGCTGGAATTGAAGTAAAAGAAGATGCAAACAAATTGAACGATATTTATCAAGCCAGCCATAACATGCTGGTAGCAAGTGCAAAAGCAAATATAATTGGGCATGCAATTAATAGGCAGTTTAACATTGGCTGTATGCTGTCATTATCCCCTATTTATCCGGCAACTTGTAAGCCGGAAGATGTTTTTGCATCCTACGAGTTAAGACGTCGATCTTTGTTTTATAGCGATATTCAGCTTCGCGGTGAATATCCGGCGTATTTTAAGCGGATAGCAGAGGAAAATCATATTTCTATCGATAGAGAACCGGAGGATGAAGAAACATTAAAAAAAGGTGTTTGTGATTACTTGGGCTTTAGTTATTATCGCTCATCTTTACATGAAGCAGGGATGAAAATCCTTGGCAATACGGGCGGTTTGTTAGGCAAAAAAAATCCATATTTAAAAGAAAGTAAGTGGGGATGGCCAATTGATCCACTAGGACTGCGCTATGTATGCAATGAATTGACAGATCGCTATCGCAAGCCGCTTTTCATTGTGGAAAACGGATTAGGGACAAGTGATGAAATTGCGGAAGATGGAAAAATTCACGATGACGAAAGAATGGAATATCTGAAAGAGCATGTAGTGATGATGAAAGAAGCAATCAAGGATGGAGCCAATATTATCGGTTATACCTGGTGGGGCCCGATGGATATTGTATCAGCCGGGACTGGCGAAATGAAAAAAAGATACGGTTTTGTGTATGTAGATCGAAATAACGATGGTAGTGGAACATTAAAGCGTATGCGAAAAGAAAGTTACAAGTATTATAAACAAATTATAGCCAGCAATGGTGAAAATTTAGATCGATAA
- a CDS encoding glycoside hydrolase family 1 protein has protein sequence MNKTSFPDGFLWGGAIAANQAEGAWNVDGKGMSVADVAMYKPDIDIKDYVKQWHVGLADIERAMKATDDTYYPKRRGIDFYHNYKEDIALFKEMGFKTLRVSIAWTRIFPNGNEEQPNEKGLQFYEDLFKELRASDIEPLVTLSHYEMPLYLVNHYDGWVSRDVVDLFVKYAKVCFKRYKDLVKYWLTFNEIDSVFRHAFTTVGVLEEKYASKKEAEQAIYQALHHQFVAAALATKYCHEIIPNAQVGCMVTKTLTYPETCNPDDILLAQRDNRNNFVYTDVQVLGEYPRHLLQYFKKNHLEVKMQEGDEAVLKQYPADFIAFSYYMSMVQSVHAAQREKVGGNLVTGVKNPYLPISEWGWQVDPKGLRISLIDLYDRYHKPLWIVENGIGAYDTVEEDGAIHDDYRIDYFRKHFEQIGAAIDEGVECMGYTSWACIDIVSASTSQMSKRYGFIYVDADDLGNGTYKRSKKKSFYWYKKVIDSNGADLD, from the coding sequence ATGAACAAAACATCATTTCCCGATGGATTTTTATGGGGCGGTGCAATTGCTGCAAATCAGGCCGAAGGTGCATGGAATGTGGATGGAAAAGGTATGTCCGTTGCCGATGTTGCCATGTACAAACCCGATATTGATATCAAAGATTATGTGAAACAGTGGCATGTTGGATTAGCAGATATAGAACGTGCAATGAAAGCTACGGACGATACCTATTATCCTAAACGCAGAGGCATTGATTTTTACCATAACTACAAAGAAGATATTGCACTTTTTAAAGAAATGGGATTTAAAACCCTGCGTGTGTCCATCGCATGGACACGTATATTTCCTAATGGGAATGAAGAACAGCCCAATGAAAAAGGCTTGCAATTTTATGAAGATCTGTTTAAGGAATTACGAGCGAGCGATATAGAACCATTGGTTACTTTGTCCCATTATGAAATGCCGTTATATTTAGTGAACCATTATGATGGATGGGTATCGCGTGATGTAGTCGATCTATTTGTGAAATATGCGAAAGTATGTTTTAAGCGTTATAAAGATTTAGTGAAATATTGGCTAACCTTTAATGAAATAGACAGCGTCTTCCGTCATGCGTTTACAACAGTCGGAGTTCTAGAAGAGAAGTACGCCAGCAAGAAAGAAGCTGAGCAAGCCATATACCAGGCCCTGCATCATCAATTTGTGGCAGCAGCTTTGGCAACGAAGTACTGTCATGAAATTATACCCAATGCGCAGGTTGGCTGTATGGTTACAAAGACCTTAACCTATCCAGAAACCTGTAATCCGGATGATATTCTATTAGCGCAGCGAGATAATAGAAATAATTTTGTTTATACAGATGTACAAGTTTTAGGAGAATATCCAAGACATTTGTTACAGTATTTTAAGAAGAATCATTTAGAAGTAAAAATGCAGGAAGGTGATGAAGCAGTCTTAAAACAATATCCGGCAGATTTCATTGCCTTTAGCTATTACATGTCAATGGTGCAAAGTGTACATGCTGCGCAGCGTGAAAAGGTAGGCGGCAATTTAGTAACAGGCGTTAAAAATCCATACCTGCCGATCAGTGAATGGGGCTGGCAAGTCGATCCAAAGGGGTTACGCATATCCCTAATTGATTTATATGATCGTTACCATAAACCGTTATGGATCGTTGAAAATGGAATTGGCGCTTATGATACAGTGGAAGAAGATGGCGCAATTCATGATGACTATCGTATTGATTATTTTAGAAAGCATTTTGAACAAATTGGCGCAGCAATAGATGAAGGGGTAGAGTGTATGGGCTATACATCCTGGGCCTGTATTGATATCGTAAGTGCCTCAACATCTCAAATGAGTAAGCGCTATGGTTTCATTTATGTAGACGCAGATGATTTAGGCAATGGAACCTATAAAAGATCGAAAAAGAAAAGTTTTTATTGGTATAAGAAAGTTATCGATAGTAATGGGGCGGATTTAGATTAA
- a CDS encoding sce7725 family protein has translation MFYIKSFEKNKRKIALIMNPQVGDFIKKLGKEENVLLKEKFIQAARLSMVITTHILNSNSKNQISDLLKIGVKPENLVIICNNEDYIEVYEKMFNEGKPQFNLILDESIFRRRIRDNRVLLADKFNKRERNSAYAGKDEDESFSYDHLYYKDDGYVGFSDYSVVGDGYIESGFAPYAVAIHIVYFDNEKSLRIKHFVSDTNDDINDPAQKFSEAVGKLVSWNKEKRINTTGIKIFEQMFENEIYPGLGTVKKLSIMHHIELMSQYLDGATGR, from the coding sequence ATGTTTTATATTAAGAGTTTTGAGAAAAATAAGAGGAAAATTGCGTTAATAATGAACCCTCAAGTAGGTGACTTTATCAAAAAGCTAGGTAAGGAAGAAAACGTTTTACTAAAAGAAAAATTTATTCAAGCGGCTAGACTATCTATGGTGATTACAACTCATATTTTAAACAGTAATTCTAAAAATCAAATATCTGATTTATTAAAAATAGGCGTTAAACCAGAAAATCTAGTAATAATATGTAATAATGAGGATTATATCGAAGTTTATGAAAAAATGTTTAATGAAGGCAAGCCGCAATTTAATCTTATATTAGATGAAAGTATTTTTAGAAGAAGAATTAGAGACAATCGTGTATTGTTAGCAGATAAATTTAATAAAAGAGAAAGAAACAGTGCTTATGCTGGTAAGGATGAAGATGAGTCATTTTCTTATGATCATCTTTATTATAAAGATGATGGATATGTAGGATTTTCTGACTATAGTGTGGTTGGTGATGGGTATATTGAATCAGGTTTTGCACCTTATGCTGTTGCAATACATATAGTTTATTTTGATAATGAAAAAAGTTTAAGGATCAAGCATTTTGTTTCAGATACGAATGATGATATAAATGACCCTGCCCAAAAATTTTCTGAGGCTGTAGGAAAATTAGTAAGTTGGAATAAGGAGAAAAGAATCAATACAACTGGGATAAAAATCTTTGAGCAGATGTTTGAGAATGAAATATATCCTGGATTAGGTACAGTAAAAAAACTTTCAATTATGCATCATATTGAATTAATGAGTCAATATTTAGATGGAGCGACTGGAAGATGA